In Solidesulfovibrio carbinoliphilus subsp. oakridgensis, the sequence CCAGGCGGTCACGCCCGGGGTGGTCACCCTCGACCTCGGCCTCCCGCCCCATCCCGAGGACGCGTCCCAGGGCCTGGCCTGCCTGGAACAGATGATCGCGGCCAGGCCTTCCACCAAGGTCATCGTCATCACCGGCTTTGACGGCCAGGAGAACGCCCGGCGGGCCGTGGAACTGGGAGCCTATGATTTTTTTCGAAAACCGCTTGATCTCGGCGAGCTCAAGGTCATGATCAACAGGGCCTTCCATCTGCTTGAAATCGAACGCGTGGCCCCGGCCGAAACCCCGAAGAAGCCGGCCGCCCCCAGGCTGCGGCACGGCATTGTCGGCGACTGTCCGGCCATGCGCGACGTGTACGCCATGATCGACAAGGTGGCCGCGTCGGACGCGCCCGTGCTCGTGCACGGCGAATCCGGCACCGGCAAGGAGCTTGTGGCCATGGCCATCCACCAGGCGAGCCCCCGGCGGCAGCAGCCGCTCGTGTCCATCAACTGCGGGGCCATTCCGGAAAATCTCCTGGAATCGGAATTTTTCGGCCACGAGCGCGGGGCCTTCACCGGGGCCACCAACACGGTCAAGGGCAAGGTGGAATACGCGGAAAACGGCACGCTTTTCCTCGACGAAATCGGCGAGCTGCCGGTCAACCTCCAGGTGAAGCTCCTGCGCTTCCTGCAGGACATGCGGTTCCAGCGGGTCGGCGGGAGAAAGACCCTGGAAGTCA encodes:
- the prsR gene encoding PEP-CTERM-box response regulator transcription factor; the encoded protein is MTDLLIVDDNGDIRRQLKWGLSKAPYALHFATHVEEALQVFQAVTPGVVTLDLGLPPHPEDASQGLACLEQMIAARPSTKVIVITGFDGQENARRAVELGAYDFFRKPLDLGELKVMINRAFHLLEIERVAPAETPKKPAAPRLRHGIVGDCPAMRDVYAMIDKVAASDAPVLVHGESGTGKELVAMAIHQASPRRQQPLVSINCGAIPENLLESEFFGHERGAFTGATNTVKGKVEYAENGTLFLDEIGELPVNLQVKLLRFLQDMRFQRVGGRKTLEVNVRVLAATNVNIQEAMRLGQFREDLYYRIGVVGIHLPPLRDRGEDVVLLANHFLEIHGKQLPKKIQGFSPEAMEAIRNYPWPGNVRELENKVRRAIILVEGSRITPQSLGLAGEASSPGPARAETTLREARTQLERQMMLQALRRFEGNIVKASEALGVSRPTFYDLLRKHEIDPKALSAG